A stretch of the Macaca mulatta isolate MMU2019108-1 chromosome 16, T2T-MMU8v2.0, whole genome shotgun sequence genome encodes the following:
- the CDRT15 gene encoding LOW QUALITY PROTEIN: CMT1A duplicated region transcript 15 protein (The sequence of the model RefSeq protein was modified relative to this genomic sequence to represent the inferred CDS: deleted 1 base in 1 codon), whose protein sequence is MFSCCFPTSRGCCFRNGGSESLFRRCRRRLIPHPRCLWPFVRRCTRVPQGSPGQALAGQATPEIPSGLHLHIVPVQEEIREPMEAEAHAPAQYAEIEAFPAPAVEPEPAWEESPPETALEVKGAPAKHQPREELPEITAPTIATGLSLAAERVAGETGGREGVTSTAPASSSHAAPSPGHGGKHGGGDQGFEPGFLYLAGERLVSFTRAAVLLLQGLFILLLLVGSICVQEMLEGIKRRFRRGVPAAPPAPRGGLLLQAWMSVCSWASRLFAPDVLPRTGS, encoded by the exons ATGTTCTCGTGTTGCTTCCCCACTTCGAGAGGCTGCTGCTTCAGGAATGGAGGGAGTGAGAGCCTTTTCCGACGATGCCGAAGAAGGCTCATCCCTCACCCCAGATGCCTGTGGCCCTTTGTAAGAAGGTGCACCCGGGTACCACAGGGCAGCCCGGGGCAGGCCCTAGCAGGT CAGGCCACACCAGAGATCCCATCGGGGCTGCATCTGCACATTGTCCCTGTCCAGGAGGAGATTCGGGAGCCCATGGAGGCAGAGGCACATG ctcCTGCTCAATATGCAGAAATAGAAGCATTTCCAGCACCAGCTGTTGAGCCAGAACCAGCATGGGAAGAGTCCCCTCCAGAGACAGCGCTGGAGGTGAAGGGAGCTCCAGCCAAGCACCAGCCCAGAGAGGAGCTGCCTGAAATCACGGCACCTACTATAGCCACTGGCCTTAGCCTTGCAGCTGAAAGGGTGGCTGGAGAGACAGGTGGCAGGGAGGGGGTGACCAGCACGGCCCCAGCCAGCAGCTCCCATGCTGCCCCTAgtcctgggcatggtggcaaacatGGAGGTGGAGACCAGGGTTTTGAGCCTGGGTTCCTCTACCTCGCTGGAGAGAGGCTTGTGTCATTCACTAGAGCTGCAGTCCTGCTGCTGCAGGGCCTGTTTATTCTACTGCTGCTGGTGGGGTCTATCTGTGTGCAGGAGATGCTTGAGGGCATTAAAAGAAGGTTCAGAAGAGGAGTTCCAGCAGCTCCTCCTGCACCCAGAGGCGGCCTCCTCCTCCAGGCATGGATGTCTGTCTGCAGCTGGGCATCCAGGCTGTTTGCCCCTGACGTGCTGCCCAGGACAGGATCTTAA